ctcaatcctatgaaatcctgggatctgtagtttggcaaggcaccagcaccctttggcaacaAAGTCTATAGATCAGGTAtagtcaaactttggccctccaggtgttttggacttcaactcccagaattcctaacagccggttgttaggaattgtgggagttgaagtccaaaacacctggagggccaaagtttgaccaaGCCTGCTATCAAACTACTTGAATCCGACCGTTTCCGATTCATGGTTCAGCCTTTCCCGAACCCTCTCGGCTAAAAACACGGAAACAGTCGAAGTGAGACCCGAGAGGTTCCGAAGTGAGGAAAAAACCCGCCCCTTTGGGAAACTCCGTCAGCTCGGCTCTTTCCGAGGCGTCGGCGAAATTACCCGAGGAGAACGGGCTGTTTCCGGAAGCATCCGATCGTTCCCGTTGTGGGAAGTGAGCCTAGAGAGGCGATGTCAGTCTTTGACATCCTGTAGCGGAAAAGGCGGAGATCGGGAAGTGGGCGTGGCTTTGAGAGTGCTATAAAAGCCCCTCCCTTGGAGTAGGCCTCTCCTTTTCCGTTTCCGGTCGCGGCTGAGGGAGGATAGAGAGCAGCAGGCCTCGTGTTTGCCGGGAGGTAGGGAGGCCTGATGGCGGTCTTTTTTTTTGATGGGTGGAGGAAGAATCCCAGGTttatatagcattgagccgttgcagttaaagtggtgtcaaaacggCATTCActctacagcaggcataggcaaacttgggccctccaggtgtttgaagttcaaaacgcctggagggcccaaatttgcccatgcctgctgtagagtgTAAACGCACCCTAGGCTTCGAATCCCCTCTCGgccgtggaaacccactgagtggccttgggaaagtcacgctctctcagcctcatagagAGGCAAAGGCCACTTACCTCTGAACAGATTCTGtctaaaacaaaacagtaacccAGAAAGTCCTTAAAGGCACGTAACAACATGGCTGTACATCAGAGCTTTCCCATTTGTGAGTCGCTTGTAATCCACAGACGTGTCGTCCCCACAAACAAAGGCTGTCTGGCACAGTCTatgctctcccgacagatggccatccagcctcagctcaAAAATCTCTAGAGAAGGGACTCCATTGGACTCCTGGGCAGTCCATATttccctagagttggaaggaataataatatacttaatctactttatttatattctactctaTCTTAtcgaggagactcagggtggattacagaatacatatatggcaaacattcaatatggTTATACAGGCAACAAGGACAGATAATACATAGACAGGCGTAAAGGCTTTTGCCTCTGTCTATATATCCCCAAccggcatctagtccaacccccaacAGACAGATGGGgacacacagtcaaagcccttccaacagatagccatctagcctcCCATTTAAAATCATCCAGAGAGATTTAATCCTTACAGAAGAGGAATGCTAGTGCTTTTCAAGTGTAGGTACTGTTATAACTTCTAATTggcacaatttgttgattgagttgcagtAATCACTAAAATTGATAAGTttttaattaagaaaagaaaatatgttgACAATGTTTTTGATGAACTGCATGGAGCGGCTATAGAGGAAACTACACAAGAATCAAATGTAAAGGAAAAGTTTCCAAACTTTGTTTACAGTAAAGGTTATATGAAACttgcatattttatattttaacttgaaaATGTATGATTATATTTTATACTACATCTATATTGTATGAAACTCTTATAAGGGTTTGGTTTTGCCTCAAGTTTTCAAGATGAACTAAATTACCAAGctgcaaaataatataataacactttatttatattctgcccttctccctgaggggactcagagcagattacagcatataaacagacacaggcaagcattcaatgctttgttgcaatgaaatacaatgagacaaAAACACGTAAAAGGCAGACTTCtcatttcatttctggctctggaggcggtgctcatctgtggctctgggggaggtactcttctccattttcaaacCGAGGtgcctcctggtcatgtggccagcatggttgAATGgagcgggttttttttttttggtcttttcccgctaaagcagtacctattgatctacttacatttgcatgttttcagactgctaggttggcaggttctagggctaacagtgggagctcactccatcttgtgaattcgaactgccaaccttcaggtcagcactttagcagcacaagggtttaacccattgtgttacCACGACCCCTTAGGGTTCATGTTTAAGAAGTGTGTCACCAAGAtggaaagtttggaaagctctgctgttcatggtgctttacaagtaaaagaatAGCAAAACAATTCCCATGTCTGTGCCTGTGAGctacatttttttttcctttctggaaaACTCATCAGTTTGACTGGCACTACTGTaatccaaaatgttctgaaatttgtaaAGGTTCGTAGTAATTTACAAAGATAGCACGTGTGACAGGTCTCCCACTTTAGGATTGTAATCTAAAATACAATGACTAAATTAAGATACTTACAGAATGATCAGTCCTGTCCAGTTGTATTAGGCGCAGAGCAGAGAGTAATGAAAGGCTGTTTCATGGTTTCAGAACTTTTATTAGTAAAAATTCTTTAAAAGTCTAAAGCTGTAGTTTTTGAACAAGGTTTCCCATTTCCTTTCCTCCAACCACACAAATTGGTTGTGTCAATTTGCTGTTTAGTAGATATTGAAGAGGAAATGAAATTATTCTGTCAGCATTTATCAGAAGAGATAATGATGTGCAAACAAATTTTTAATAAGTGTATTGGGAGGCAAGATTATAATTTAGAGGTAAAAGGGAAATAAGAGTAGCAGCATAGAAGCAGAAATCAGTTTAGTAAGGAcaagataaattaataaaaactcaAGAATGCTCAGCCAAACGTTTTGATTGAGGTGTGGTAATTTGTGGGAACAGGACATGTGTTATATGGGTATGACCTTTTGAGCctgattaaaatacacaaaaataatGAATTATTGCATGGCTTCTTCCTGTCCAGGAACCTGCACAATGTCGGCCCATCTACAATGGATGATTGTGCGCAACTGCTCAAGTTTCCTCATCAAAAGGAACAAGCAAACGTACAGCATGGTGAGACAGAACTCCTTTCTCTTGTGAGCAAGACTTGATTTTTAGTATGCCTGGCTGAAATTGCAGTTTCTTTCCTAAGGGATTCAGCAATCCTGGATTCTTACCCCCCGTTTTCATATGCATTTCCACTTTGAAATGTGTGTATGAAGTTCTGATAAATGATCTCTTGTTTTTTCAAAGGAACCCAACAACCTTAAAGCCCGCAACTCCTTCCGCTACAATGGACTGATCCATCGTAAGACGGTTGGGGTGGAGCCAGCTGCTGATGGGAAGGGCATCGTTGTGGTCCTGAAGAAGCGTGCAGGTAGGTTTTTAAGATCTTGAAATGGATGTCAAATTGAAATTGGGACCCTGGGATGTTGAATTGAGATGGGGCACATGGCAAgcacagttttttaaaatatcaaattaaaGTGACATTCTGTTGCGTAGATGGTATAAGGGGATGGTGGATACAGGCTTACCAGTGAGCGAGTTGCATTAACCATATCCGTGTCTTTAAATAATATTTCCGATGGTGTTCAGTGTGCCTAAGGATCACTAAAATAATGAATTTGAAGCACAAAAACTTTTATGCCTGCAGTATTTGCGGTATGCACATTTTTTGCAAGACTCTTGGCCACTGTTCTTGAATTTGAGCTGCCACCTCTTCAGAGATTCTTGAGTCTTCTGCCTTTGCATCCTAATCTCCTGGCTCCCTTCTTGCAGGTCAGCGGAAGCCAGCAACTTCTTATGAGAAGATTACCATCAACAAAAATGCACGTGCCACTCTCAGCAGTCTCCGCCACATCATCCGCAAGAACAATTACCGCAAGGACCTGCGCATGGTAAGACGGATCCCTCTTTGTTTTCTTGGTTGGTAGGTTTATGCTGTCTTGGTAACCAAAATAATTCAGTAAGCATAGAGTGGTGGTGTATCAAACAAAAagatttttggttttaatgtttaatgactAAAGGCCAAGGGAAAGTTAATTGCCACCCAAGAGACTGAATATTTGTGAGTGAGGAATAAGGTGCTTGTGTTTATATCATTTATCCAGGGAGTGATATATCTAAGTTCTGGTCTTTGGAGaatttcaagaaagaaagaacgcATTGTAGTCAATTGGTACTCACTGATTTGACATATTGAAAAAATATTGCTGGGCCCAAATAGATGAAAAAGCACTGatgtaggctggatctacactgcgatataatccagtttcagaatgcagattaaatgcCTTGAACTGaaatgtatgagtctacactgccatataatccagttcaatgcagttaatttgcattctgaaactg
This sequence is a window from Anolis carolinensis isolate JA03-04 chromosome 6, rAnoCar3.1.pri, whole genome shotgun sequence. Protein-coding genes within it:
- the rpl28 gene encoding large ribosomal subunit protein eL28, which produces MSAHLQWMIVRNCSSFLIKRNKQTYSMEPNNLKARNSFRYNGLIHRKTVGVEPAADGKGIVVVLKKRAGQRKPATSYEKITINKNARATLSSLRHIIRKNNYRKDLRMAALRRASAILRSQKPVVVKKKRTRATKAA